The nucleotide sequence TAAAAACGTAAAGGCACAATAACCTCTGACCATATAAAAAGACTATTGTTGCATATTTCCCCGTTAGAACAGATAGAATAATTTTTGTGTGTGTCCTTTTTgcaaaacccccccaaaaaacagacCGAAGACCAAGGAGAGTTTGCGTATGAAGGATTATCAAGCGTCAACGCATATTGAAACAAAAACGTCTGGTGATCATCTAACTTCAACATTCACTTCATGATCAGATATATTTCAATCATTTTGCTGATTTGTAGTGCTTTGAAATctcaatttcataaaaataaaaaaattgaacaAAAATAATAAAATCATAGCTCTtgataaatacaaaaaaaatgcaaACTATATTATAAGTCCTACAAATGGCACCAGATGCAAAAGAACCCATGTAGGCTATTTTACAGATCAGAAAAAAAACAAATACTATAGTATGATATAAAAAAAAAGTGTAGTATTAGAATACAGAATTTTACATTGTTGCATAACCGAGGCATGATATTTTAGTGTTCAATTAGCTACATTGGAGTACAATTattaaaatgacaaaaaaaaaaaaactaaaaacagttCTGTTTAAAAATCAAACTAAGTACAATTTTAAAGTTTTAAAGCTTTTGTAGTGATATTGTAGCGAACAATAGGAAACTTTATTTGGTATACAACACACTTTGTTCCCATGGCTACTAATGCTGATGTAGAAGTGAatctgtagttgttgttgtttaatGAACAGAAACAACAGTAACAGTGTGGGTTTTTTAATTCAAACCCAAACTGACAGTTAAAATACTGTTGGTGATTGATCATTTGTTAGATAAGAAGGTCTACAGTGCTGTAGCCGACAGAGGTGCACCTTATACTAAGAACCTACAGATGGACAGCCTTGTAGCCAGTAAAAGATCCATTTCATAACTACAGTAGCTTAAGCAATAGCGCCACCTATTGGTAAAAAAAGCCTCCCTGCATACATTTAGTCATGACAAAGCAATACCATTGGACGCCAATAATTATTCTAATTTTTTTTTCCTCACCAAGTACTTGTTCCACATAGTGTCACCCCAAGAGAGACAGGAAAGCTGTAAAAAATAACATCTATTGTGATTCAAAAACCAGGGCGAGTCTTACAGAACATACAAAACGACTAACTTGTGTTACCATACAGTATTCACTTTAATACGTgtcatgatttgatttgattttgttctCTCAAGGCTTTGGTTAATACTCTTTATATATCTTTAACCTGAACTGAATCAGATTGATAGGCGGTCGGGCACACAGAGGGTAATATTACTGGACACGTGAAAAATAAATCAAGCTGATTTGAATAGGTCGCTAAAAGGCAGCACAGACAGAGTCTTTAGATACGTGGAGTCTTTTGTCCTGTTTGttgggcgtgtgtgtgttggtctgtgtgtttagggttgtacatgtgtgtgtgtgtgagtgtgtacatgtgtatgtttgtagaagatgtgtgtgtgtgtttacagccaGGTGAGGAAGGGCTCGCTCTTGTTGAGGACTGACTCCACATCGTTAAGAATGGGGATGAGGTCCGCTCCCTCCAGGGTTCCCAGGTCCACGTTGGTCCCTGGCAGGGAGTCGAGGAAGTCTGGGAAGCTGCTGTGCTGGGACACGTTCATACTGCCCGCCTGGGCCATGCTCTCACctggagggaaggggggagagaagggggagtcagagtcagtgagagagagtaatgatagcagtttaatggtgatggtggtggttcttggtagtagtaatggtgacggtggtggtagtagtagtaatggtgacgGTGGTGGTAGTAATGGTGATAGTAGTAATGGtgacggtagtagtagtagtagtaatggtgatggtggtggtggtagtagtaatggtgatggtagtagtagtagtagtagtagtagtaataatgatgatggtggtggtggtagtagtaatggtgatggtggtagtagtaatggtgatggtgatagtagtaATGGTGacggtggtagtagtaatggtgctagtagtaatggtgatggtagtagtagtaataatgatgatggtggtggtggtagtagtaatggtgatggtggtagtagtaatggtgatggtggtagtagtaatggtgatggtggtagtagtaatggtgataGTAGTAATGGTGacggtggtagtagtaatggtgctagtagtaatggtgatggtagtagtagtaataatgatgatggtggtggtggtagtagtaatggtgatggtggtagtagtaataatgatgatggtggtggtggtagtagtagtaatggtggtagtagtaatggtgataGTAGTAATGGTGacggtggtagtagtaatggtgatggTGGTAATGGTGATGGTCGTAGTAGTAATGgcgatggtagtagtagtaatggcgatgttagtagtagtaatggtgatggtagtagtagtaatggtgatggtagtaatggtagtggtagtagtaatggtgatggtagtggtaatggtgatggtagtggtaatggtagtagtaatggtgatggTACTAGTAATGGTGATGGCAGTGGTAGTAATGGTGATGGTAGCaggggtggtagtagtaatggtagtggtagtagtaatggtagtggtagtaatggtagtggtagcGGGGGTGGAAGTAGtaatggtgatggtggtagtagtaatggtgatggtggtggtgacggtggtagtagtaatagtgccGGTGGTAGTAGTGACGGTAGTGGTAGCaggggtggtagtagtaatggtgatggtagtagtagtagtaatggtagtggtagtagtaatggtagtggtagtagtaatggtgatggtagtggtagtagtaatggtgatggtagtggtagtaatggtgatggtagcaagggtggtagtagtaatggtagtggtagtggtgtaatggtgatggtagtggtagtggtagtaatggtgatggtagtggtagtaatggtgatggtagcaagggtggtagtagtaatggtagtggtagtaatggtgatggtagcaggggtggtagtagtaatggtagtagtagtaatggtgatggtagcaggggtggtagtagtaatggtagtggtagtaatggtgatggtagcaagggtggtagtagtaatggtagtagtagtaatggtgatggtagcaggggtggtagtagtaatggtagtggtagtaatggtgatggtagcaagggtggtagtagtaatggtagtggtagtaatggtgatggtagcaggggtggtagtagtaatggtagtagtagtaatggtgatggtagcaggggtggtagtagtaatggtagtggtagtaatggtgatggtagcaggggtggtagtagtaatggtagtggtagtggtgtaatGATGAGGATGACAGTTCCATTTTCCATGTTTAGCCTTTTATCGTCACTATTATTTGTTATATTTCTACTATTGTCTcaccattttgttgttgttttttatttgtattattgttCATTATTTTTATTACAATGATTATTaaatacattgttgctttggcaaaaTTGacgcaatgtttttcatgccaataaagcagcttgaatttgagagCGAGAGAACGAGAAGGTGAGAGAGACGTCGGGAGAAAGCGTACTACCTGTGTCCATCTCCTCCATGTTATTAAGGAAGTCCTCTGGGGTGGTGGGGATGCTGTAACAGCCCAGACCCAGGCCACTGTCTGTGCTCTGCTCCCGGGAATGCTGGAAGTGACCACTGTGGATCACAGAGGAAGGGAAAAAACGTATTAATAAACTGATCCCGTCTAATAACCAGGCTGAGAGAAGAaggagacgagggagagagggagagggggtgttGAGAAAGAAGGGAGAATGAggggaataagagagagagggagagggggtgttGAGAAAGAAGGGAGAATGAggggaataagagagagagggagagggggtgttGAGAAAGAAGGGAGAATGAggggaataagagagagagggagagggggtgttGAGAAAGAAGGGAGAATGAGGGGAataagagagagcgggagagggggtGTTGAGAAAGAAGGGAGAATGAggggaataagagagagagggagacagatgagAAGAAACAGaggcacatcattacaacactgtaaatagtcataatatgacatttgaaattactttattcttttggaaattctgtgaatgtaatgtttactgttcatttttgataGTTTATTTCACCTTTGCTTATTAtaactacttcacttgctttggaaatgttaacatatgtttcccatgccaataaggcCCTTTGATTTGAATTGAGTCAGGAGTGCACATGCCTGTTCAGGAAGGGGTCGGATCCGTTGGTGGGCATGTTGCCCTGGGTCATGGGCTGGGCAGGGTTGCCACCGGGGGTGGGTGCTGGTGCCATGCTCTCAGAGTCCACAGGGAGCTGTCTACACAGTGCCACCTCCTAGGGGGAAGCAATaggcagcagggggagggagaggagggggagagaggagagagaagaggggagagagaagagggagcgagaagaggggagaggatggggagaggatggggagagaggaggggagggagtgagacgaggggaggagggggagagagaagaggggaggagggggagagagaagaggggaggagggggagagagaagagagaagaggggaggagaggacggggagcgagaagaggggaggagaggacggggagcgagaagaggggaggagggggagcgagaagaggagggggagcggagaggaggagagagaagaggagagaagaggggtgagaggagagattCAAGATTACTGAAACTATGTTCATTATTGTCCAGGAACACATTGTGTGCTACATCACTTATTGTCCAGGAACACATTGTGTGCTACATCACTTATTGTCCAGGAACACATTGTGTGCTACATCACTTATTGTCCAGGAACACATTGTGTGCTACATCACTTATTGTCCAGGAACACATTGTGTGCTACATCACTTATTGTCCAGGAACACATTGTGTGCTACATCACTTATTGTCCAGGAACACATTGTGTGCTACATCACTTATTGTCCAGGAACACATTGTGTGCTACATCACTTGAGAAACATTTGCTGAGTTCATAACAGAATCTGCTTCTGAACAAAGCAGCCAGTgtgcatctctgtctctctctatgtgagCCTGCCTTCCTGTAAGTAGATGATTAACAGAATAGAGTAGCTGGTAGCTACCCCTTTCGGCCACTAGTGGGAGCTAATGtttacccccccccaaagtcataGGCCCAAAGCATGCACTCAAAACCAATCTATTGTCCAACTAAGAGATCCATTTGCTGTCTTTGAGAGTCTTCTGGGAAACCTTTTTTCTCATTGTGCTCGGAGGAGGCACGTGATATGCTGGCTTGTGGCCTGTGTGTATGctggttcttctatccttgtggggacctaaaatacCCAAAAGTCCCCAATAGTAataggatagtaaaacaagaaaAATGTTCCTCGTtgggacaaaggctattttaagcttaggggatagggttataattagggttaggggttaagtttagggtttgggtaaagaaaataagattttgaatggaaattaattttaggtccccacgaggatagaacaaaacgtgtgtgtgtgtgtgtgtgtgtgtgtgtgtgtgtgtgtgtgtgtgtgtgtgtgtgtgtgtgtgtgcatacatgctAGTGTGGGTTTAGcctgaatacattttttaaaatgtaaaaatcGGGTCTAGGTGTCTTTCtaagaggaaaagaggagagcaGGATTGATTAGGGGTATGTATCAGGTCTCTCCTGACAGTCTCCGGCGAGTTGTAGGTGTGGGATAAACAGAACAGTGTTAAGACGTAGACTGGAGGTCTGAGAATAAAGCAGGGTCTCCTTCTGCAGTGTCTTTAGTAATGCAAAAGAGACGTTGGTCTCAATGAGAATTCCCCTGCCTAAATAAAGGGTAAATACTCTAGGATTGAGCAGCAAACCATTGAGGGCTAGCATTGAAGGCCTAGCGATGAAGGCCTAGCGATGAAGGCCTAGCGATGAAGGGCTAGCGATGAAGGGCTAGCGATGAAGGGCTAGCGATGAAGGGCTAGACTGCCTCACCTGTCTCATGAGCTCCTCCTGGCGtctctggatcctctctctctccagctggatGCGCTGCAGCCTTATCTTCTGCTGGGCACTGACAACCACGCCCAGGGGGCTGGACAGACTCATCATCCCAGCCTGAGAGCTCTGCTGCTGGGGGAGGGAGCCAGGCGAACCCAAGGCCTGGGCCTGTTGGGGCTGCTGCTGGGTGTGTTGCAggtgctgctggtggtggtgttgggacATCActatggaaagagagaaagagagaagggagagggttgTTATCAGGGCTAGAAAACAATTCCAGTGGAGAACAGAGACAAAAAAGGTGAGAGGCTTTAAGTCTCTTATTTTGTTTAAGACTGATAGTAATGCCATAGTCTGACTGTGCTGATATGTACACAGTACTACTACAGGTCTAGTCAATCAGGTGAACAGGAGCTGATTCTGAAAACTGAGCTCAGCTCACTAGTTCCACATCACCTCTTTTCACACCATTGCTCTGGGAAAGAGCCAGAGTCCAGAtagtgtgtcagtgtagagatGGATCACCCAGCTGACTGAAGATTGATTATGTTTCTGTGGTAACATGGACTCTTAACAACGTGATGAAAACTTTGTAgctccttgctgaaacaaggTGTTGTAATATGTAGGACGGTCTGACCGACTAAAATAAATCTTTGGGTCGACCGAGTTGTCTGTTCTCTCAACCAATCGATTGGTAGAAATTGTAAAacctgtatttttccatatagacacatcctatgtgttttaatcaaatcaactatatgcactgagcttgtctgatgctttaagcgcactgtttgatgaaatagTTAAGGACACACTaatgactagagggagtccgacagcgattgatttgattgtgccgaGCCGGGCTCAGACTGCGCTGTGTTGAACTAAAAAAAGACAGAGTGTGTGACAAGCACCCGTTGTCCCTCTATCGTCCCTGCTGCagcaaccaccacagaacatcaacagtgttTAAGGTGCTGTCCATGTTGCTGAAGCTGCCACGTAATGacagccatttctgactgaaaaaAGTTCTGTTACCGAAATCTCTCATTTGTTTAAGggaaaacattccctattcccttaACCCTTGCTGTCATTATGTGGACACATGTAAACGCCGCATGCACGCaaccaatagggcctgacctatagcatatcataatcacatcaataaattggttataacaacTCCGATCATAACATgacagcaaattggatgcagatGACGTGACAAAAACTCGAAAACGGGGGAAGTCAGATATATGGAATAAATTtgactagttgtggaaaatactggagatcaagaaaaagtgCATATTATGGTGTGCCAAACAGCTGCTGTTAGATTACAAGATTTGTTCTGACTGTTTGGAACAACGTAAACACAAAATAAATCTCTTgtaagttttattttatttttaaagccaATATTACAGCAAAGACTAACAACAGTCGCACGCATTGGTAAATGTAATTACCGACATGGAACGAattatttattgattttaacgCTAATTATTATAAGGGTTGCTTTTATTATTTTCCAtctaaaatgcttgattgcatttcaaatcatgaatggtgaggaggtgaggagaaaatgtgcactttaaaataaaaatgtaatgtgtACTTTTCGAACGGTTACGGTGACCGTAGCAAGAACACGCAAAGCCAAGgtctgtgctcgcatactccctaaAGACCTTCGCCAACATTAgtgttgttttttccccctcttgaGCCACCGTAGCAACATAGCCAGAAACCGTTCCTCAAAATTGTCTGAATTATTccaagataaatcaagaaatcttACATTAATTTTTGACGTTTTAGTAGAGTACTTTTACACcaaactaagatgtttggtgcagtatttctctaGTGAAAAAATTATGCATAAAATGATGAAGGGGTTGTGGACTTCGGCTACCCTGaaaaaaaagtagtgcacgaacAACCGGAAAGAATACCTGCCGAAGAAACCAAGACAAACAAAAGCATAAAAAAAATGGTCAATTTATGCGCAAACCTTTGACTGGAAAGCTTTACTGTCATCCAAAATTGCGTGACCCTACAAACCACTCACACCAATACTACTTCAGATGTAAACAGTGAACAGAGATTACACAGTCTGCCAAAACACTCAAATAACCTGACCAAGCTCTCACTGTAAACAGAGCCTCAGCCACGTACTCTAAAAGCACACCAGTAATATGGATAGACTACTGCTGCTGTGTTTAAAAGAAAGCAGATGGTCAGATTAGACTAACCCCCAGCAATAGCATCTAGACTTGGTTATTCCAAACAGCAGCTAAAAAAAGGGGCCAGTACGGTTGGTTTtagaaaaactaaacaaaatcAGAGAGCATTGATTTGGGGACATGACTACAGTCTTCAGCCAGGTAATCATCAGATCATTCTACTGAAGACTATTAAATCATTATCAAGCAGTAAATGGGCTGTCTTTGTTACCAGCGGTCGTTAATAATTAGCATATCATTATTAGTCGGACATTGGCCCCTCATGTCCGACTCAAATTCAGTGCGAATACACAGAATCCCCCTGCAgccacaccactctacaaagtcgTCCAGACGGTTCACCCACCCCCCATTACATGCTCCAGTGTGAGCCGAGCCCACACCAGTCCCAGTAGCACAGCTCTGGGGTCTGTACACCCCACCCCCTGCATCTCATATTTCCTGGTCTTCCACTCTGACATTTCTGCCTGCCCCAACAGGTAGTTTACTAGGCAGTCCCTTCGCCTGTTGGCTACTCTATACCTAGGCCCTGCAACATACCTAGGCCCTCCAacatggatttgccccaaacataatgcattGTATCGAGGACAAAATAGTTTATTTGCAAACAggctgcatgttttggaatatttaaaTTTTTTACAGGTTTccttctgtcatttaggttagtattgtagagtaactaaaatgtttgttgatccatcctcagtcatctcctatcacagccattcaactctaactgtttggcctcatggtgaaatcccttagcgatttccttcctctccggcaactgatttTGGAAGGGTGCCTGTATCGTTGTagtatctaccaataggtgcccttctttgcaaaccACTGGAAATACTCCCTGGTCTTCGTAGTTGAATctgtgaaattcactgctcgactgagggaccttactgaTAATTGAATGTGTAGAGTACAGAGATTGGGTAGTGATTCAaatatcatgttaaacactattattgcacacagagtgagtccatgcaacttgtgacttgttaagtacatttttactcctgaacttattgaggcttgacataacaaagaTTTGAATAAATTACAAGACATTTTATCTTTACTGAATTTGtaaacataatttcactttgacattatggggtattgtgtgtacagtgacaaaatctcaatttaattcatgttaaattcaggctgtaaaacaacaaaatgtggaaaaggtcaaggggtgtgactttctgaagacactgtatgtaaagacaagattgaaTTGAGAATAATCTGATGGGTGAGAATACACTTGTGAATCATGCCCGACAAGGGCAAATCATGTAACATTTAGCCTAACCTATAGgcttatatgttttgataaggttcaCATCACAACTGAAGTAGCCAAATAACTCTAAACCCTAGCCTATAAGCCTTAGACTGAGATCTGCGCGGGACCCATGTTTTGGTACATTGCCCGCCCGCCCCCGCACGATTTCAGACGGCGCCCGCAGGTTTTTATTTTGTGCCAACATCCAATGAGTGCATGTTTTCATAAGACATTTGCTGTTTTGAATAAAGTCATTTTATTTAAACAAACTCCAGCGTAAACAAACTAATTTGAAGCAGCACAGAGAAAAAGTCCCTGCAGGACAGaatacattttgggggggggggggggacgagttCACCTTGTAAACTTTCCAAAATCATCTAAAAACTTGAACTGTCAGTAAGAAAaatgcttct is from Salvelinus alpinus chromosome 16, SLU_Salpinus.1, whole genome shotgun sequence and encodes:
- the LOC139541729 gene encoding WW domain-containing transcription regulator protein 1-like isoform X2, which gives rise to MSNPLQPMPGQQVIHVAQDSDTDLEALFNSVMNPKPSSWRKKMLPDSFFKEPDSGSHSRQSSTDSGSHPPRLTVQHVRSHSSPATLQIGLGANPTPSPVHHSHIRHQSFDVAEELPLPPGWEMAYTSNGQKYFLNHVEKITTWHDPRKTMTTAMNQMSLHAPPPSASPQQRNMALSQPNLGELSDDWEQAENPQGEIYFIDHKTQRMSWLDPRVDARLMMSQHHHQQHLQHTQQQPQQAQALGSPGSLPQQQSSQAGMMSLSSPLGVVVSAQQKIRLQRIQLERERIQRRQEELMRQVALCRQLPVDSESMAPAPTPGGNPAQPMTQGNMPTNGSDPFLNSGHFQHSREQSTDSGLGLGCYSIPTTPEDFLNNMEEMDTGESMAQAGSMNVSQHSSFPDFLDSLPGTNVDLGTLEGADLIPILNDVESVLNKSEPFLTWL
- the LOC139541729 gene encoding WW domain-containing transcription regulator protein 1-like isoform X3 translates to MSNPLQPMPGQQVIHVAQDSDTDLEALFNSVMNPKPSSWRKKMLPDSFFKEPDSGSHSRQSSTDSGSHPPRLTVQHVRSHSSPATLQIGLGANPTPSPVHHSHIRHQSFDVAEELPLPPGWEMAYTSNGQKYFLNHVEKITTWHDPRKTMTTAMNQMSLHAPPPSASPQQRNMALSQPNLVMSQHHHQQHLQHTQQQPQQAQALGSPGSLPQQQSSQAGMMSLSSPLGVVVSAQQKIRLQRIQLERERIQRRQEELMRQEVALCRQLPVDSESMAPAPTPGGNPAQPMTQGNMPTNGSDPFLNSGHFQHSREQSTDSGLGLGCYSIPTTPEDFLNNMEEMDTGESMAQAGSMNVSQHSSFPDFLDSLPGTNVDLGTLEGADLIPILNDVESVLNKSEPFLTWL
- the LOC139541729 gene encoding WW domain-containing transcription regulator protein 1-like isoform X1 — encoded protein: MSNPLQPMPGQQVIHVAQDSDTDLEALFNSVMNPKPSSWRKKMLPDSFFKEPDSGSHSRQSSTDSGSHPPRLTVQHVRSHSSPATLQIGLGANPTPSPVHHSHIRHQSFDVAEELPLPPGWEMAYTSNGQKYFLNHVEKITTWHDPRKTMTTAMNQMSLHAPPPSASPQQRNMALSQPNLGELSDDWEQAENPQGEIYFIDHKTQRMSWLDPRVDARLMMSQHHHQQHLQHTQQQPQQAQALGSPGSLPQQQSSQAGMMSLSSPLGVVVSAQQKIRLQRIQLERERIQRRQEELMRQEVALCRQLPVDSESMAPAPTPGGNPAQPMTQGNMPTNGSDPFLNSGHFQHSREQSTDSGLGLGCYSIPTTPEDFLNNMEEMDTGESMAQAGSMNVSQHSSFPDFLDSLPGTNVDLGTLEGADLIPILNDVESVLNKSEPFLTWL
- the LOC139541729 gene encoding WW domain-containing transcription regulator protein 1-like isoform X4 produces the protein MSNPLQPMPGQQVIHVAQDSDTDLEALFNSVMNPKPSSWRKKMLPDSFFKEPDSGSHSRQSSTDSGSHPPRLTVQHVRSHSSPATLQIGLGANPTPSPVHHSHIRHQSFDVAEELPLPPGWEMAYTSNGQKYFLNHVEKITTWHDPRKTMTTAMNQMSLHAPPPSASPQQRNMALSQPNLVMSQHHHQQHLQHTQQQPQQAQALGSPGSLPQQQSSQAGMMSLSSPLGVVVSAQQKIRLQRIQLERERIQRRQEELMRQVALCRQLPVDSESMAPAPTPGGNPAQPMTQGNMPTNGSDPFLNSGHFQHSREQSTDSGLGLGCYSIPTTPEDFLNNMEEMDTGESMAQAGSMNVSQHSSFPDFLDSLPGTNVDLGTLEGADLIPILNDVESVLNKSEPFLTWL